A part of Larimichthys crocea isolate SSNF chromosome VII, L_crocea_2.0, whole genome shotgun sequence genomic DNA contains:
- the LOC104919857 gene encoding odorant receptor 131-2: MTLERYVAICMPLRHSELCSTRSTMHCILIIHSLSSVPCIVVLSTFFASASFSLYEQYRLCSVEMFMLYRWQDHVRSAVHQFYFLIMVIIIVFAYVKIMKVAKAASGEDKKSSWKGLRTVILHGFQLLLCLIQLWCPFIETAAFQIDFMLFINVRYSNYILFNLTPRCLSPLIYGLRDETFFHALKNFVLYKSNI; encoded by the coding sequence ATGACCCTGGAGCGATATGTGGCCATCTGCATGCCCCTGCGTCATTCAGAGCTGTGCTCCACACGCAGCACTATGCATTGCATCCTCATCATTCACAGCCTCAGCTCTGTACCCTGCATTGTTGTTCTCTCCACCTTCTTTGCATCAGCTTCTTTTAGCCTGTATGAACAATACAGGCTATGCTCTGTGGAGATGTTCATGTTGTACAGATGGCAGGATCATGTTAGGTCAGCTGTGCATCAGTTTTACTTCTTGATTATGGTTATCATCATTGTATTCGCctatgttaaaataatgaaagtggctaaagctgcatcaggagaggataaaaagtcgTCATGGAAAGGGCTCAGAAcagtaattcttcatggtttccagctgctgctctgtctcatccAGCTGTGGTGTCCATTCATAGAAACTGCTGCATTTCAGATagatttcatgttatttattaacGTCAGATACtctaattacattttgtttaatcttACTCCAAGATGTCTGAGTCCTCTTATTTATGGCCTCAGGGATGAAACCTTTTTTCATGCTCTTAAAAATTTTGTcttgtataaaagcaatatttGA
- the LOC104919848 gene encoding odorant receptor 131-2-like, with the protein MGTNDTLIVVQFLIIIFLCINLLLIITFFQKECFYSTTRYILFAVTLLSDSLMLVMSDILLIVNYFHFPIQIWVCIIFNVVLLLYNIVTPVTLTAMTLERYVAICMPLRHAELCSTRSTMHCILIIHGFSSVPCIVVLSTFFASASFSLYKQYSSCSVEIFMLHRWQDHVRSAVQQFYFLIMVIIIVFAYVKIMKVAKAASGEDKKSSWKGLKTVILHGFQLLLCLIQMWCPFVETAALQIDFVLFVDIRYTNYILFNITPRCLSPLIYGLRDETFFHALKNYAFIGFYKRNI; encoded by the coding sequence ATGGGAACCAATGACACACTCATTGTTGTGCAGTTCCTGATAATAATCTTTCTGTGCATTAACTTATTGCTCATTATAACCTTTTTCCAAAAGGAGTGCTTCTACTCAACTACACGCTACATCTTATTTGCTGTTACACTTTTATCTGATAGTTTGATGTTAGTCATGTCTGATATCCTGCTCATAGTGAACTATTTTCATTTTCCCATACAAATTTGGGTAtgcatcatttttaatgttgtgctACTTCTGTATAATATAGTTACACCAGTTACTCTGACTGCAATGACTCTGGAGCGATATGTGGCCATCTGCATGCCCCTGCGTCATGCAGAGCTGTGCTCCACACGCAGCACTATGCATTGCATCCTCATCATTCACGGCTTCAGCTCTGTGCCCTGCATTGTTGTTCTCTCCACCTTTTTTGCATCAGCCTCTTTTAGTTTGTACAAACAATACAGCTCGTGCTCTGTGGAGATATTTATGTTGCACAGGTGGCAGGATCATGTTAGGTCAGCTGTACAACAATTTTACTTCTTGATTATGGTTATCATCATTGTATTCGCctatgttaaaataatgaaagtggccaaagctgcatcaggagaggataaaaagtcgTCATGGAAAGGGCTCAAAAcagtaattcttcatggtttccagctgctgctttgtctcATCCAGATGTGGTGTCCATTCGTTGAGACTGCTGCATTACAAATtgattttgtattatttgttgaTATCAGATATACTAACtacatattatttaatattactCCAAGATGTCTAAGTCCTCTTATTTATGGTCTCAGAGATGAAACCTTTTTTCATGCATTGAAAAATTATGCCTTTATTGgcttttataaaagaaatatttga
- the LOC109139188 gene encoding odorant receptor 131-2: MADNNSLVGGEVLRLQIKVKLSIVQILVIIFLSINFFLIMTFFRKECFYTTTRYILFAVTLLSDSLMLVMSDFLVIVNYLEFTMQVWICIIIFVVGIVYNIVTPVTLTAMTLERYVAICMPLRHAELCSTRSTMYCILIIHGLSSVPCIVVLSTFFASASFSLYKQYSSCSVEILILHRWQGHVRSAVHQFYFLIMVIIILFSYVKIMKVAKAASGEDKKSSWKGLRTVILHGFQLLLCLIQLWSPFIESTLLQFDFMLFINVRYSKYVLFNLTPRCLSPLIYGLRDETFFHALKNYAFFGLYKRNV, from the coding sequence ATGGCTGATAACAACTCATTGGTTGGTGGTGAGGTCTTGCGGCTGCAGATCAAGGTCAAGCTCTCTATTGTGCAAATTCTGGTGATAATATTTCTCTCCATCaatttttttctcatcatgaCTTTTTTCAGAAAGGAGTGCTTCTACACAACTACACGTTACATCCTATTTGCTGTTACTCTGCTGTCTGATAGCCTGATGTTAGTCATGTCTGATTTTTTGGTCATAGTGAACTATTTGGAATTTACTATGCAAGTTTGGATATGTATCATTATCTTTGTTGTGGGAATTGTGTATAATATAGTCACACCAGTTACTCTGACAGCAATGACCCTGGAGCGATATGTGGCCATCTGCATGCCCCTGCGTCATGCAGAGCTGTGCTCCACACGCAGCACTATGTATTGCATCCTCATCATTCACGGCCTCAGCTCTGTGCCCTGCATTGTTGTTCTCTCCACCTTCTTTGCATCAGCCTCTTTTAGTTTGTACAAACAATACAGCTCGTGCTCTGTGGAGATATTAATATTGCACAGATGGCAGGGTCACGTTAGATCAGCTGTGCATCAGTTTTACTTCTTGATTATGgttatcatcattttattttcttatgttaaaatcatgaaagtggccaaagctgcatcaggagaggataaaaagtcgTCATGGAAAGGGCTCAGAAcagtaattcttcatggtttccagctgctgctctgtctcatccAGCTGTGGAGTCCATTCATAGAAAGCACTCTgcttcagtttgatttcatgttatttattaatgtcaggTACTCTAAATATGTATTGTTTAATCTTACTCCAAGATGTCTGAGTCCTCTCATTTATGGCCTCAGAGATGAAACCTTTTTTCATGCATTGAAAAATTATGCCTTCTTTGGCTTgtataaaagaaatgtttga